In the genome of Arachis stenosperma cultivar V10309 chromosome 6, arast.V10309.gnm1.PFL2, whole genome shotgun sequence, the window CTGTCGATCAAAGACAGAGTCACCACCACCGACGACTTCCTGGTTTGCCTCAGAAATAACCTCCAAAGATACGTCATCCCTTTTTCTCTTGAACGAAGACGTTGGGCGaccagcagaagaaaaagcttGCCCACCACCTTCCTTAAGCTCGGCGGGACCAACAGTTTTATCCTTTTTCTTGTTTAAAAAGGATTGTAACTTCAAAGGGTCCAGGAGGGGTACTCGCCCACCTACAAAATAATCACCAACGTCAGTAAAACCAAACAAACAACAATATGAATGAAAAGCAAACAAAATATTACCTATATACATTTTCAAACCCTCCATATCACCAGAATCATAAAAACGCAGAATGTCAGCAATAGATATACATTCCCCAGCAGCAACACTCTCAACCAAAAAATCCAACAAAAACTCCTCCTCTTCGCTCCGCTCAGAAGCCTCAAGAATCTGACTTGGCTCAGAGCACCAATAAAGGGGAAATTTTTCACCAAGCTCGTCGTCCAAATAAAATGGATACTCAGACTCAACCGACCGGACTTTGACAAAAAGAGATTTGAAGTTTTTAAAAGAAGATTTGTAAAGAAGAAATACGGAACGACCAGGAAAGCTGCTAAAGCAAACCCACAAACCCTTTCGAGTACCTTTTGCTTGAAAGAGTGAGAAAAACAACGtcaaagaacaagaaaaagataaataatccATTAAAACCTGAAAAGCGCGAAGAAACGCCCAGGAGTTAGGGTGTAATTGCGAAGGAGCGCAGTTCAGTTGGGTAAGAACATCACATTCAAAGGAAGAAAATGGAAATCTCACACCGAGTTCAATGATGCATGGagtatacatataaaaatataaccAATCCCCCCTCCTCTCATAAACCCTATCATCACTAGAGCACGGGAGAAGTTCAACAGTAACCCCAGAACCCCTCCTTACGAAATCCAACCTCAGAAAGGGAGTCGACACTAGTGAAGGAAGACGAGCGAGTCCTGACATCCTCATTCACCCAGTGGTAAGGGTCATCTTCCCTGACTTCAACAGCCTTTAGCTTCTCTTTCAATTTTTCTCCCGCCATAAACTCACAGAAACAGTAACAGTAGAAGATGAAGAAAGAAAACACTAACCTTTCGAAGACATAGCAAGATAAAATGGGAAGAAGACGAAACAGCAAAACGTAAGTTCCAAAAGAGGCGATTATTGCGAGCCCACTATTTTTATGGGTAACTTAAATCCATACCCACTACAAACGTGGGAAACCAAAACGGAAACCACACGCAATAAAAGCGACACGGTTTACTAAACACAAAAACCAAACTACAACCAttcaaaccaaaaaaaaaacaagcccACCAAATGTTTACCGCGCGCAAATGTAAGAAGACCAAAAACATTCAAAAGCTCGGCCACCGTTCCTAACACAACACCGACCTCAATTCTCGGCAACGGTACCCACTGACTGAGTCAATCTTATTTTCCAACCGGGATCTCTGATAACAGAATTCACTAAGAAGAACGGGCCATGactcctcaactgaaagatacTAACAAACAACGCCGACCATATATATCGCAACTAACTCACACCAATCATCTATAAGAACAACTGAAACCACAATCCCAAAAGGGGACATCTTCCACCCTTAATTATTACTCTTAAATTGATAAAACCCACATTCttacttgagcgtcggagtgctTTTTGCAGGTACTCCCGCCGCCGTGTTCAAGAGGCATCCGAGGTGTATTCAGAGTCATCGCTGACTGACGTATAAGTCCGCCGAGAGTAAACAATTCTCCAGGACGACTCTATACCTCGGTTCACTCGGGACGGAACAACTTCAAAAAACAACGAAgtctttaacaaaaaaaaatactcaACTCGGTccctaaaatttatttttatgggaCTGATTAATCCTTGTaccaaaaaaaatcaatattattttttttggcaTAAAAACTAATCAGTCAAAAACAAATATCAAAAGCCAGatttggtattttttttttttttgagccTCGTTGTGAGATAATTGTTAGTGTCGGCTAGAGTATTCATTCGTTTTTAAAATGCTTAAGTGGCAGTAATTTGTATTCGAGGTATACGTCCGATATTTTATTGTAGTGTAGATGGTCCAAAGATGGTAGTTAAACTTAAAATCTTTCGCTAGTATTGTATCTCTTGGGACAAAATCGTGTGCTTCAAGTTGGAAAGAGCTCATAGTACTCGGTGAACTTACAAAAGTAGGTTTCATACCATTTttataaagaataaaatttcattttttagTTTATCTAACGCTATTACTAGTGAAAATATACATTAGTTGAATTCTTATAATACATTAAGACAACGTATAATAACTGATTTGAAATTGATTCTTGTcacatttttatataattatttccAAACACACGATCATTATAAATAGAATACAATACAAATTGAATCAAACCAAATCTCATTTTCAATTGTTTCAATGGTCATATAGAATACGCCAATATAGATTGGATTACTACGACTTTTGGAacccaaaaaaataataataataataataacaataataataaaacaatacAAACGCTTACGTTTAGTCTTCATAAAACGTAGTTGCAACTCAACAGTTATCTTGCCGTGTAAAATGCTAATGCTAATGCTAGTGTCAATAAACTTCAGGGCACAGCAACTTCATAATAGAGAGATAGTTTAACAATGAATCACGGTTAATAGACAAGTAAAGAATACAATTTactgattttaaaatttaaaaacaaaaatatattttttattcttgttaattgtTGACAGTTCTAGATAATTGGCTAATTGTACTTTGTTATTGTTGATGCATGACCATACAAAACCACACTAAGAATTCTTGCtcgaaattttgaaatagtAAACATACTTGAGAAGATTCTAATTGCAACCTGTATCAGAGAATTAATCCAAAATCAAACTTATTTAGTGTTATATTAGGCTAGTGATAAGATTCCAGGTGGTTGTAAAGCTCTATGATTTATGTATAGTAAGTTTCTTGCATAaaacttattcatactattaaAACTCAACACATTAATCAGAATTACATAGTGATCAATGTTCATTAAGAAAAATTTATCATAAGTAACATTATAGATCTTCATATTAGGCACTGTCCCTGCACATTGTGGTCATTCCAGAAAGAAGGATCCGCACAGAACTCGAAACTCTGCAGAGAAACTGCGGTGCTGCAACTAGCAACCGACAAAGTGTCTCCCTCATTATCCATGTTGCCAATGCTCTGAACTGCAGAAGTTTGAACTAGGCTGTCCTTGGTGGCAGGAGGGTTTAGATCCAGCAAGCTCGAATTGGAGGAAGAGCTGTGATGGAACCGAACCCAAATCAAGTCTTGACAGAACTCACAGCATCTAACAGAAACGACATGGTTTCATTCAACTTCATTGAAGAAGAGATGAAATTGTTGTGGAAGAATGACATTGTTTTGTTGCACTTCCCTGTGCCTGTGCTTAAAGGTGTTGACATATTTCCTTAAATCATCTTCCTTGGACAGGTTCAAAAGCTTAAGAATTTTCGATGCTATCTTTGGACCCCTCATTCTTGGCTTTTCAATATGAATATCAATCAatcctaaaaaatattttcaccCTTCTTCACAATCACCTAGTTCTAAACAGAGAGGTCTGTGCTGACAATGGCACAATGCACCCACAAACAGGGCTTCCCTACCACACACACTGTTACTTCTTCCATATCCATTGAAGCAAGTAGTTCCTGTTCACACAATCAATTAAAGATAGATTTATGCAATTAATCATTCAAAGTTCGTATTGAAGAATCACACATGTAATCATATCCTAAATATCTTTAATGGATGAAGAAATATTGTTGTATGTTTGATGTTTCTTACCTTCTCCAAGTTCAACATACCCAAGAACACCACCACATGCAACCAATAGTGTACTCCAAAGAACTGCTCTTCATGCAAGAAAGTGAGCAACTGTTTCCCCTGCTAAACAAGCTCACAACCCAATGGGTCCACCAAAAATATGCACATTAGTACTTTCCAGTGAGATGAATGTTACAACTTAAAATTTACAATATTTCCACATAAATATGTAAACACCTCTTTCTATCACTTTCTCCAATAACTATTAAGTGCACGGTATTTCTCAACCAGAAGCTCCACCATGGTTGAAACCAGTACTCAAACAAAGCATTGGGAATTGCAGTTATCATGTTACCAATAATCATTACATGAGCATGCTCCATATTTGAAGTGGTGAAAGCGATTTGAATCTCTCACAGTAATTTCCTTCTGAAGAAGATATGATGCTAACTTCATGAAATTGTGGCAATCCACACAAATGCGGATATTCTTCATTATTTTAACGACGTTCCCAACAAATGGAAACTTTTCTTCATTCATTATGGCAAATACCAAGGCCATCTTCTCACTATGATGCAACAATTGGTTTTCTTTGTGCTCCATTTCAGTGTCATATAAGGCTAAGTTGATCTCTGGTGCATAACCTATCTCTTTCAACTGTCCAACCAATATCTCAAGCCGGTTTAATATGGCAACCCTCTGTGGATGATGTTGACCACCAGAGGCAAACTCGTGAACCCGCATACCAATCTGAACCCAGCTTAATCCAGGTTCTTTCCTCACCTTAGAATCTCTCATTTCCTTCCTAACTAGGCTAGCTTCAGCGAAACTACCACCAGAGGAATATATGTTTGACATTTGTACATATCCCAATGAATTATTGGGTGCCAATTCTGTAAATTTATTAGCTGCTAATTTGGCCAAGTGAGTCTCACCATACTTACGGCAAGATCCAAGTAATGAACTCCAAATCACAGAATCAGGTTTCATTGGCATCTTGCTTATCAAGTCCTCAGCTTCAGATAACTTCCCAGCTCGTCCATAGAGGTCAACCATGCAAGCATAGTGATCTAGTTGAGGAACAATACCATGATCATCAGACATggaattaaaaattttcactCCTTGATCAACAAGTCCAACATGACTGCAAGCTGAGAGAAGTGCAACGAACGTTGTAGCATCTGGATGCATATTTATTTGCTGGAAGAGTTTCAGTGCGTCTTTAGTTTTCCCGTGTAAGGCATACGACTTAATCATTGAATTCCATGAAACCAAATCACGAAATTTCATTTCTTCAAATACTTGTTCAGACAAAGATAAGGAGCCACACCTTGCATAAGCATGTAACAAGGCATTACAGAGAACCGTATCTTCCTGAAACCCTCTTTTAATTATTTGCGAGTGAACAGCCAGGGCATGTTTCTCAGTCACAAAGTATGCACAAGCTTTGAGGGCAATTGAGAATGTATGCCAGTCTGGGACAAAACTTTCACGATGAAGTTGACAGAAAAGGAGGAATGCCTGCTCAGGATCTCGTTCTGCAAACACGGTCATTATAGCAGTCCATGATACAATATCCTGTTgacttgtttcaaggaagagcCTGTAGCAGTCGGCAATATCTCCTCCAACGTTTGCATACGATTTTAACAATGCAGTTATCACTTCAACTTTTGAACAAAGACCACTTTTAATAGCAAGACAGTGCAACTGAAAACAGCTTCTTAGATGTATGTTGATATCACCAAAAGTACTACACTCATTCAAGGAAGAGAAGACACTGAGTAGGGTGGCACGGTCGAACCCAATTCCACGGCTGTACATATGAGTAAACAACCAAACGGCTTGACCCGCGAGTCCACGAAATTGAAAACCTGCAATCATTGAATTCCAAGAtataagatttttgaatttcattGACTTGAACAGGATCCAGGCATCATCTACTGTATGATCATAACATCCACCAAAGGCAGAACACTTGCTGTACATTGAAATAAGAGCATTTGCAACATAAAGACTGGCATCCAAAGCAATTTTCAAAGCAACTGCATGTACCTGCATCATGCCACATATAATGTCATACAATAAACACATCGGAATCCAACTAAATCTTCAAAGCAACTGCCAGTACCTGCATGCCACATTTAATGTCATGCGCCTCGCAAGCGCTAAGCAAACTCGCCAAAGCAAATTCATTGGGCCGACAGAAGCTAGCCAACAAGctagaaaagagagagaaacaTTCTCTGACTAGGCCACATTGGGCATACCCCGAAATAAGAGCAGTCCAAGAGACAATGTTTCTGTGCAACATTTTATCGAATAGGTGATGAGCATATGCCAAGTGACCACACTTGCAGTACATATTTATGATGTGATTAGTGAGAAAGAGATCATTTTGTGCTCCTGGGTGTTTGTCAATTACATAATGGTGCAAAGCCATGCCATGTTGGAGGCACTTTCTTCTAGCACAGGCATGGAACAAAGTGGCATAGGTCTGAATGGACATAGAAGAGTGTGTTGTGTCGTGGGTGTATAGTAGTGAAAGAGCTTCTTCCAGGTTCCCTTGGATGGAAAGATTGTATATCTGAGCATGAACGTTTGTGGCTATGGTTGCAACGCTTGAAGTACATAGATTCTGTAAAAAGAAACGTTTGGGGAACATGAAGAACAAAAACTTGGTGGAGCGTAGCATCAAAGGAGTGAAAATTATGCACATCAATGGGAG includes:
- the LOC130936085 gene encoding pentatricopeptide repeat-containing protein At1g71420; amino-acid sequence: MLPLMCIIFTPLMLRSTKFLFFMFPKRFFLQNLCTSSVATIATNVHAQIYNLSIQGNLEEALSLLYTHDTTHSSMSIQTYATLFHACARRKCLQHGMALHHYVIDKHPGAQNDLFLTNHIINMYCKCGHLAYAHHLFDKMLHRNIVSWTALISGYAQCGLVRECFSLFSSLLASFCRPNEFALASLLSACEAHDIKCGMQVHAVALKIALDASLYVANALISMYSKCSAFGGCYDHTVDDAWILFKSMKFKNLISWNSMIAGFQFRGLAGQAVWLFTHMYSRGIGFDRATLLSVFSSLNECSTFGDINIHLRSCFQLHCLAIKSGLCSKVEVITALLKSYANVGGDIADCYRLFLETSQQDIVSWTAIMTVFAERDPEQAFLLFCQLHRESFVPDWHTFSIALKACAYFVTEKHALAVHSQIIKRGFQEDTVLCNALLHAYARCGSLSLSEQVFEEMKFRDLVSWNSMIKSYALHGKTKDALKLFQQINMHPDATTFVALLSACSHVGLVDQGVKIFNSMSDDHGIVPQLDHYACMVDLYGRAGKLSEAEDLISKMPMKPDSVIWSSLLGSCRKYGETHLAKLAANKFTELAPNNSLGYVQMSNIYSSGGSFAEASLVRKEMRDSKVRKEPGLSWVQIGMRVHEFASGGQHHPQRVAILNRLEILVGQLKEIGYAPEINLALYDTEMEHKENQLLHHSEKMALVFAIMNEEKFPFVGNVVKIMKNIRICVDCHNFMKLASYLLQKEITVRDSNRFHHFKYGACSCNDYW